A genomic segment from Methanoplanus limicola DSM 2279 encodes:
- a CDS encoding alpha/beta fold hydrolase produces the protein MKTRHLTLKDGRTLAYCEYGDPDGTPVFHAHGGPGSRFEGSIFDSAAKERGYRIIATDRPGMGESTYLEGRKLLDYPKDIAELADALKIDKFGVTGWSGGGAHTTVCAFAIPERLLFNMSFAGYTNFAELPGAEKYLRSKMDQTSVALSKSHPKMFRFFFDIMGAGEKYMPETFYKAMMKELCESDKEISADPAFKEIFMEEGNEAFRQGGRGVTTDAAVHYVDWGFRLKEIKCKVHVFHGTEDHLVPFEYGKHLGENIPECRLHVLEGEGHLFPYKYQDLIFDTADEETGKR, from the coding sequence ATGAAAACCAGACATCTTACCTTAAAAGACGGAAGAACACTTGCATACTGTGAATACGGAGATCCGGACGGCACACCCGTATTTCATGCACACGGAGGGCCCGGTTCAAGATTCGAGGGCAGTATATTTGATTCTGCTGCAAAGGAGAGGGGATACAGGATAATTGCAACCGACAGACCGGGAATGGGTGAGTCCACATATCTTGAGGGACGAAAGCTTCTGGACTATCCGAAGGATATTGCAGAACTTGCAGATGCCTTAAAGATTGATAAATTCGGAGTGACCGGATGGTCAGGCGGGGGTGCACATACAACAGTCTGCGCCTTTGCAATCCCGGAAAGGCTCTTATTCAACATGAGCTTTGCAGGCTATACAAATTTTGCAGAGTTGCCGGGTGCAGAGAAGTACCTCAGATCAAAGATGGACCAGACATCTGTCGCACTTTCAAAAAGCCATCCTAAAATGTTCAGATTCTTCTTTGACATTATGGGCGCCGGTGAAAAGTATATGCCTGAAACATTCTACAAAGCCATGATGAAAGAACTCTGTGAATCAGATAAAGAGATCTCAGCAGACCCCGCGTTCAAAGAAATCTTCATGGAGGAGGGAAACGAGGCATTCCGGCAGGGAGGCCGGGGCGTCACCACCGATGCAGCAGTACATTATGTGGACTGGGGATTCAGGCTGAAAGAGATAAAATGTAAAGTCCATGTATTCCACGGCACAGAAGACCATCTGGTTCCGTTTGAATACGGAAAGCATCTCGGGGAAAACATCCCCGAATGCAGACTTCATGTCCTCGAAGGAGAAGGGCATCTCTTCCCGTACAAATACCAGGACCTCATCTTTGACACTGCCGATGAGGAGACCGGAAAAAGATAA
- a CDS encoding phosphotransferase family protein, translating into MDSFSKIRDYLSDLTGFTDVKRIEKGYSFEKKYILSGSCDQKYLLRIAEIPKGQSAAGKKAEFEVIGRAGQYSELVPKAHYFGVSDDDSLCYMLLDYIPGRDCEDALVELSSDDQYSLGFDAGKELLKLHRLDAPEDMEEWHERYSSKYKRKCSVFDEYNIKSGIVDMEKVSRFIRASNSNMGCERQSFLHDDYHPGNLIVDKKKLCGIIDFNRYDWGDPVHDFVKTAYFSSAVSIPFSVGQIDGYNGDEVSSEFWGKYSLYAAMMIVPDLVWSCWYSHQVGSPEQAELSEERVRRVFWDHDGFDSEVPLWYRDYKGLWD; encoded by the coding sequence ATGGATTCTTTCAGTAAAATCAGGGATTATCTTTCTGATCTGACCGGTTTTACAGATGTGAAAAGGATAGAGAAGGGCTACTCTTTTGAAAAGAAGTACATCCTGTCCGGCAGTTGTGATCAGAAATATCTCCTCCGGATTGCAGAGATCCCAAAAGGTCAGTCTGCGGCCGGAAAAAAAGCTGAGTTTGAGGTTATTGGGCGGGCCGGGCAATATTCTGAACTTGTTCCAAAGGCGCATTATTTTGGCGTTTCAGATGACGATAGTCTCTGTTACATGCTACTTGATTATATCCCGGGAAGGGACTGTGAAGATGCCCTTGTGGAACTTTCTTCTGATGACCAGTACAGCCTTGGGTTTGATGCCGGAAAGGAACTGTTAAAGCTTCACAGGCTTGATGCGCCGGAGGATATGGAAGAATGGCATGAGAGGTACTCATCAAAATATAAACGGAAATGCTCTGTTTTTGATGAATATAATATAAAATCCGGTATTGTTGACATGGAGAAAGTCTCCCGGTTTATCCGGGCCAGTAACTCCAATATGGGATGTGAAAGGCAGTCATTTCTCCATGATGATTATCACCCGGGAAACCTCATTGTGGATAAAAAAAAGCTCTGCGGTATAATTGATTTTAACAGGTATGACTGGGGTGATCCTGTGCATGATTTTGTAAAAACTGCGTATTTCTCAAGTGCTGTCAGTATTCCCTTTTCCGTGGGCCAGATTGATGGTTATAACGGAGATGAGGTCTCTTCCGAATTCTGGGGTAAGTATTCGCTGTATGCAGCCATGATGATTGTACCTGATCTGGTCTGGTCATGCTGGTATTCACATCAGGTTGGTTCCCCTGAACAGGCTGAGTTGTCAGAAGAGAGGGTAAGGAGAGTGTTTTGGGATCACGACGGATTTGATTCAGAAGTTCCGCTGTGGTACAGGGATTACAAAGGGCTATGGGACTGA
- the htpX gene encoding zinc metalloprotease HtpX — MITKWKRDWGLTARVFVTWALLLAVYLVFIGVLNFFFPGYFYMLVGIAFLFAFGQYFFSDRLVLATTRSRIVAEDEEPELHAMIEKLCAEANLPKPRIAVMPSPVPNAFATGRSPNHAVVAVTDSIVSTLNKEELEAVLAHELSHVKNRDILTMTVASFIAMLASMIMQNALFMNLFDGRENNGAWIIIWIVSIVVWIAATLLMLMLSRYREFAADRGAAMITGRPEALISALKKISGKMEYVNPKKKQEIEGANAFYIIPAISGKSITELLATHPPLEKRIAALEKIQSELRGY; from the coding sequence ATGATCACAAAATGGAAGAGAGACTGGGGTCTTACTGCCAGGGTATTTGTTACCTGGGCACTACTCCTTGCGGTTTATCTCGTATTTATCGGAGTCCTCAATTTCTTTTTCCCCGGATATTTCTATATGCTTGTGGGTATAGCATTTCTGTTCGCCTTTGGTCAGTATTTCTTCTCTGACAGGCTGGTTCTTGCGACCACAAGATCAAGAATCGTTGCCGAGGATGAAGAACCTGAACTCCATGCAATGATAGAAAAGCTCTGTGCAGAGGCAAATCTGCCAAAGCCAAGGATTGCTGTTATGCCTTCACCTGTTCCTAATGCTTTCGCAACCGGAAGAAGCCCTAACCATGCAGTCGTTGCTGTGACTGACTCTATCGTCAGTACGCTGAATAAGGAAGAGCTTGAGGCTGTTCTTGCACACGAACTTTCGCATGTGAAGAACAGGGATATTCTCACGATGACTGTTGCGAGCTTTATTGCAATGCTTGCGTCCATGATTATGCAGAATGCACTCTTCATGAATCTCTTTGACGGAAGGGAGAACAATGGTGCATGGATTATCATCTGGATTGTTTCAATTGTCGTATGGATTGCGGCAACTCTCCTGATGCTTATGCTCTCAAGATATCGTGAGTTTGCGGCTGACCGTGGTGCTGCCATGATCACAGGCAGGCCTGAAGCTTTAATTTCTGCTTTAAAGAAGATCAGCGGGAAGATGGAGTACGTAAATCCGAAGAAGAAGCAGGAGATTGAGGGTGCAAATGCATTCTATATCATTCCGGCAATTTCAGGTAAGAGCATTACTGAGCTTCTTGCAACGCATCCTCCTCTTGAGAAGAGAATTGCGGCCCTTGAGAAAATTCAGAGTGAATTAAGGGGTTATTAA
- a CDS encoding sulfide-dependent adenosine diphosphate thiazole synthase: MKLDEVAISRAIVSEQSKVMLDYYDLDCAIVGAGPSGLTCAAMLGEEGLKVGVIEKKLSVGGGMWGGGMTFPRIVVQEEARRLLDHFGIKYREYESGYFVSSSVEAVAKITSAACDAGAEFFNLTYVEDVVIKGDNRISGLVINQTPIQMTGLHIDPLTLATKVTIDATGHDSVVAHLVRDKGGSVEIKGEGFMWADRAESNILSHTKEIFPGLIVTGMAANAVGGETRMGPVFGGMLLSGEKAAKLAKSALKK; the protein is encoded by the coding sequence ATGAAACTCGATGAAGTTGCTATATCAAGGGCTATAGTCTCAGAACAGAGCAAAGTCATGCTTGACTATTATGACCTTGACTGCGCCATAGTCGGAGCAGGACCGTCAGGGCTCACCTGCGCTGCAATGCTTGGAGAAGAAGGCCTTAAAGTAGGGGTAATCGAGAAGAAACTCTCTGTCGGCGGGGGTATGTGGGGCGGAGGAATGACATTTCCAAGAATTGTCGTCCAGGAAGAGGCACGCCGCCTTCTCGACCACTTTGGGATAAAATACAGGGAATATGAATCAGGCTATTTCGTCTCATCGTCCGTAGAGGCTGTCGCAAAGATAACATCAGCCGCATGTGACGCCGGCGCAGAATTCTTCAACCTGACCTATGTCGAAGATGTTGTGATAAAGGGCGATAACAGGATAAGCGGACTTGTAATCAACCAGACACCCATCCAGATGACCGGACTGCATATAGACCCCCTCACACTCGCCACAAAGGTAACAATAGACGCAACCGGACATGACTCGGTGGTTGCACACCTTGTAAGAGATAAAGGCGGCAGCGTAGAGATAAAGGGTGAAGGCTTCATGTGGGCCGACCGTGCAGAATCCAACATCCTCAGTCATACAAAAGAGATCTTCCCCGGACTCATCGTAACCGGAATGGCGGCAAACGCAGTCGGAGGAGAGACAAGAATGGGGCCGGTATTTGGCGGAATGCTACTTTCCGGAGAGAAAGCCGCGAAACTTGCAAAATCAGCGCTGAAAAAATAA
- a CDS encoding putative phosphothreonine lyase domain-containing protein produces the protein MTEEDAPADALREAAYGIFEIILNKELKRRGSYLFDRVENGEDFSEDFREIFSDFSADYPDLAGALNNDPAVIDGIYTKICEGEGVLPTKTELMYWIVQDRTGYIPAPDEDEKAGKWLIFLDKDETDEMWVKIRNATLKGLLGFSAKVSTAKENPDSRDERFVIYVYTHDWSNEEEVMNIREELKKLGVEQRIGYKRNIETYHGEYSTPGKKVTYYSI, from the coding sequence ATGACTGAAGAAGATGCCCCTGCAGACGCACTCAGGGAAGCCGCATATGGTATCTTTGAGATAATCCTGAATAAAGAGCTTAAGAGAAGAGGGAGTTATCTCTTTGACAGGGTCGAAAACGGAGAGGATTTTTCAGAGGACTTCAGGGAGATATTCTCAGATTTTTCAGCAGACTATCCAGACCTTGCCGGAGCGTTGAATAATGACCCGGCAGTTATAGACGGCATATACACAAAGATCTGCGAAGGTGAAGGGGTTCTTCCGACAAAGACAGAATTAATGTACTGGATAGTACAGGACAGGACAGGATACATACCCGCACCTGACGAAGACGAGAAGGCCGGAAAATGGCTCATATTCCTGGATAAAGATGAAACAGACGAAATGTGGGTGAAAATACGCAACGCAACATTAAAAGGTCTTCTTGGATTCTCAGCAAAGGTCAGCACAGCAAAGGAGAACCCGGATTCACGGGACGAACGGTTCGTGATATATGTCTATACACATGACTGGAGCAATGAAGAAGAGGTCATGAATATCCGGGAAGAACTGAAAAAACTTGGTGTAGAACAGCGCATTGGCTATAAAAGAAATATTGAAACATACCACGGCGAGTACAGCACTCCCGGGAAAAAAGTCACTTATTACAGCATTTAA
- a CDS encoding 50S ribosomal protein L40e encodes MARFAEAEARNLNVKICMSCNARNAIRASKCRKCGSSQLRPKSKERKG; translated from the coding sequence ATGGCAAGATTCGCAGAGGCAGAAGCAAGAAACCTCAATGTTAAAATTTGCATGTCATGCAATGCTAGGAACGCTATACGCGCAAGCAAGTGCCGCAAATGCGGTTCGTCTCAGTTAAGACCAAAATCAAAGGAAAGAAAAGGATAA
- the rdgB gene encoding RdgB/HAM1 family non-canonical purine NTP pyrophosphatase has product MTEADLTVVTGNPGKAREVAAFFGDQVHVAHVKLDLPEYRDNDVGKIAALKAEAAYEAVGGPVIVDDTGFYISALNGFPGAYAAYVLDTIGMEGVLKLLDGISERSAYFETAIAYKDGDVERLFRGRVDGVITECSRGEDGFGYDPIFEVDGRTFAEIPLEEKSEISHRGLALLAFSEWFRYEYGF; this is encoded by the coding sequence ATGACTGAGGCTGATCTGACGGTGGTCACCGGAAATCCGGGTAAGGCAAGGGAAGTTGCAGCATTCTTCGGGGATCAGGTGCATGTTGCCCATGTAAAACTTGATCTTCCGGAGTACAGAGACAATGATGTCGGGAAGATTGCGGCCCTGAAGGCAGAGGCTGCTTATGAGGCGGTGGGCGGACCTGTTATTGTAGATGATACCGGGTTTTATATTTCTGCCCTGAACGGTTTTCCGGGTGCATATGCTGCATATGTTCTTGATACGATCGGAATGGAGGGGGTTCTTAAACTTCTTGACGGTATATCTGAGAGAAGTGCATATTTTGAGACTGCCATTGCCTATAAGGACGGGGATGTTGAGAGGCTCTTTAGAGGGCGTGTTGACGGAGTAATTACCGAATGCAGCAGGGGTGAGGACGGATTTGGCTATGACCCGATATTTGAAGTTGATGGCCGGACTTTTGCTGAGATTCCGCTTGAGGAGAAGTCGGAGATCTCTCACAGGGGACTGGCGCTTCTCGCTTTTTCTGAGTGGTTCAGGTATGAATATGGTTTCTGA
- a CDS encoding GNAT family N-acetyltransferase, producing MKKEWSGERIAVSYIAIEDLGDICRMLEKESVCRWLFFGPNSYEVTESYFTPLIESVILSLSDGRVPESPVFTVRSKESGEFAGQCAILPVDFSPGAYLIGYQIDEGFQGLGFGTEACEFLVYYAFRYAGAYRLNGDTVYENFRSWKIMERCGFVFEGRRKNYWHARGGFYDQVLYGLLKDSLDDGYLVYLAEKWSG from the coding sequence ATGAAGAAGGAATGGTCTGGTGAGAGGATAGCAGTCTCATATATTGCTATTGAGGATCTCGGAGATATATGCCGGATGCTTGAAAAGGAGTCGGTATGCAGGTGGCTTTTTTTTGGTCCGAACAGTTATGAGGTGACAGAGTCTTATTTTACGCCCCTGATTGAATCAGTAATTCTGAGCCTTTCTGACGGCAGGGTGCCTGAATCTCCGGTTTTCACAGTCCGTTCAAAGGAGAGTGGTGAATTTGCCGGACAGTGTGCCATTCTTCCGGTGGACTTCAGTCCGGGTGCATATCTCATAGGGTACCAGATTGACGAGGGCTTTCAGGGACTGGGTTTTGGCACTGAGGCATGTGAATTTCTGGTTTATTATGCGTTTAGATATGCCGGCGCTTACCGCTTAAACGGGGACACTGTCTATGAGAATTTTCGTTCATGGAAGATCATGGAGAGGTGCGGTTTTGTATTTGAGGGGCGCAGAAAGAATTACTGGCATGCACGCGGTGGCTTTTATGACCAGGTGCTATATGGTCTGTTAAAAGATTCTCTGGATGACGGATATCTCGTTTATCTCGCGGAAAAGTGGTCAGGGTAG
- a CDS encoding APC family permease codes for MTGDGRRDTKLMRTLSLPEVVLSGIGVILGAGIYALIGEAAATAGNALWLSFVFSALIASFTGFSYMELSSMFPRASAEYEYTKHSFGSNLAFMTGIMVILSGIIGASTVALGFSGYFRGIFDLPVLLISSVLLLLLSLLLFAGIRQSAMVAIVFTLIEAGGLVGIILIGLPYIGSVDYFYMPLGMAGVFQAAALIFFAYQGFEEIVKLSEETKDPERTIPLGLIIALSVTILLYVLVSVTVVSISGWEAVAGSENPFAMIAGEVFDGGHQVFTLIALFATANTVLLMLLSSSRIIYGMAKEGRLPGFLARVHKRTRTPAYAVFVSGTLSLLFLSFGNIRDVASVTNFTLYFTFTAINASVIVLRFSMPEKRRPFKVPLSFGRLPLMPVMGIAACLFFLFQMDFIILLTGVFLTACAFAGAKYFGVE; via the coding sequence ATGACAGGTGATGGCAGGAGGGATACGAAGCTTATGAGGACACTTTCACTGCCGGAGGTTGTCCTTTCCGGAATCGGGGTAATTCTTGGAGCAGGTATTTATGCCCTTATCGGTGAGGCGGCGGCTACTGCCGGAAATGCACTATGGCTCTCTTTTGTATTCTCTGCCCTGATTGCCTCGTTTACCGGATTTTCATATATGGAACTGTCGTCAATGTTTCCGCGGGCAAGTGCGGAATATGAATATACTAAGCATTCTTTCGGCAGCAATCTTGCATTTATGACCGGAATTATGGTCATTCTCTCCGGAATTATCGGTGCGTCAACCGTTGCACTTGGTTTTTCCGGGTATTTCCGTGGTATTTTTGACCTGCCTGTTCTCCTTATCTCATCTGTTCTGCTTCTGCTTCTATCCCTGCTTCTCTTTGCCGGGATAAGGCAGTCTGCCATGGTTGCAATTGTATTTACTCTCATTGAGGCAGGCGGCCTTGTCGGGATTATACTGATAGGTCTGCCCTATATCGGTTCTGTTGATTATTTCTATATGCCGCTTGGAATGGCCGGTGTCTTTCAGGCGGCGGCGCTGATATTTTTTGCGTACCAGGGTTTTGAGGAGATTGTTAAATTATCGGAGGAGACGAAGGACCCTGAGAGGACTATACCCTTAGGTCTTATTATTGCGCTCTCTGTGACAATTCTGCTCTATGTTCTTGTCTCAGTCACGGTTGTGAGCATCTCCGGCTGGGAGGCAGTTGCCGGTTCAGAGAACCCCTTTGCCATGATAGCCGGTGAGGTGTTTGACGGCGGCCATCAGGTCTTTACTCTCATTGCCCTTTTCGCAACCGCAAATACCGTCCTTCTGATGCTTCTCTCATCATCGAGGATTATCTACGGGATGGCGAAAGAAGGACGCCTGCCGGGTTTTCTTGCCCGCGTGCATAAGAGGACGAGGACTCCTGCTTATGCTGTTTTTGTATCGGGGACGCTCTCTCTTCTGTTTCTGTCATTCGGAAATATAAGGGATGTTGCTTCTGTTACAAATTTTACGCTTTATTTCACATTTACGGCCATCAATGCCTCAGTTATTGTATTAAGATTCAGTATGCCGGAGAAAAGGAGACCTTTTAAGGTACCTCTGAGTTTTGGCAGACTTCCCCTTATGCCTGTTATGGGTATTGCGGCGTGCCTTTTTTTCCTCTTCCAGATGGACTTCATCATCCTTTTAACCGGGGTTTTTCTCACCGCTTGTGCGTTTGCGGGTGCGAAATATTTCGGGGTGGAGTGA